Proteins encoded within one genomic window of Zootoca vivipara chromosome 12, rZooViv1.1, whole genome shotgun sequence:
- the LOC132591091 gene encoding mycocerosic acid synthase-like polyketide synthase isoform X1 produces the protein MKTVYLNTSKNVYLNLYATGEGIDSFWKVLENGRNCTTEIPPERFNFREWYDPDDDKPGKIRTTRAALLDELNAFDNKLFGISNEEAECMAPQQKLLMECTYRALEDAGITPENISGTKTGVFVGLMNRDYESITTRAVAEINHYDATGAAMSTAAHRISYSFNLIGPSIAIDTACSSFLSALDLGYKAIKQGDCESAICGGVNCIIEPWKFVSQSKANILSPDGISKPFSKHAGGYGRGEGCGVLLLKSLVKAQEEFNKIWGIISIMAIHQNGSSVAPGMQSFQAAQEKLLLNIYPTYIDPSAVQYIETNGLGIPTEDATEAESLGNVIGKKRPPDLPPLKIGSVKGNIGHTESAAGAAGLIKVLLMMHHGKIVPSLHFSESTSSINTEKLNLSIPTTVEKWEESSDFGRVAGISCFGFGGTNAHVVVKQFKQTQVTLPVKRPVELFVISAALRTCLKKAIEDTARYLNTSDSATLPNLAYTAACRRSHINHKYRKAFVASSLQHLQQQLNSTEMETVSRKKPAELVFVFSGNGLNFKGICRVLLKSEPVFRDKCIEIKQLFQQLAPNRILDLTESEHNDLSRPEVAQPLLFTLQVALVTLLRHWGVKPIAAVGYSVGEVAAAHCAGLISLEDAVKVIYHRSRLQAGGRMLVVDNIPVEEVSAALGGYSGKVCVAAFNSPLSCTLSGDEASIHAIQKDLAEHFSKRNIFLHTLDGPAAYHSHMIEPVLTELSESLSELKERKPEIDLISTATGKAVSGGDFVTGTYWARQIRDPVSFAEAMMTSVKGKGNIAFVEIGPQRALRRYIIETLGTQTRVFHSLQTDREYVTLLNLVKDLFELGLNVNWQHFYEGYQSVPSAYPRYHFDHQKLLLHWNINQKANNSGVSSSHSLICSTNKDNSEFICSVSEALKPHLYKHKNYHAALIPAAVLVELALAAVMTSTRPKVPLSYCQMNIFFPAPCVLNENLHALKIKVEPQQTVSKFRIQSGSANTVFASGQVIRNPEKSIEEKNISLKDIFQRCRSVVNEDEVYETLAQAGSNYDDTFRQLSNVFYCEDLKEAVTTVTVKRQTVEEMYEYYIHPVLLDCFLQMAGTLAAVTSNNKVVLPSGISSLAVARSLEEEMIIYLKTSKSTDNFLEFCGCFTDKQGSVLVELRCVQINLVQEIPRKENELLFENQWKEITSDQVMHNLPKAPRVVVFADKFGISQQLKNYLHSESRFVTYQEWEKLLAAKRTDTYAQNKINMELQGYDDVLFMWGIQKLNENLPEKVVKHSVRCCEAFRQVVIALKEKKSNCSITVITYRTSERKVDHINTGFGLYGMARTCMVEVPEITFQIIDISSTNAIDISALADVLVKYKAQDYPEVWIDEGRIYSSEIRRTQIEPTAFNTPSHPLQNSDFCILYTGDPYCMNDLSVKVANSHTQLGNHSVEVQLEKISIHSEDYFPVSVSSCKFGKTLYWNSDTIDKHKVLALDFTGTVTATGSEVKKVKVGDHIASCYPVSAASRINIPETVCFSTQKFPCFRNIPCISFFWVAREIFYQTLPVPKHNEILGIVCTEPESVLCKVLTFSAQELGWKIIVTNHTTGLWQRVNQCNALIFLPPLNGLFKEGLSCLFHLRDVVLVYGNEQPECLRYLAGSDHENIHIHAVSLICIFQKTYMIRSQKKMYCWLKSMNMKQLKHIAYFIFQQAGKHLRSDVAASYFNCKNVPVAVLKSDEEDSKISDIPETETDRRMFKQNAVYIVTDEFTRLGLETVKFVAQHGGRCIVIISQRNPSTEEQKEINALQDHCEGSRIINLQSNVVCSSEVEKVIKSISKFFPNSPIKGVFHNAMVLHDGLLETLNMSNFEEVLNPKVAGVINLHRAMQGRELDHFVCYSSISSFLGNATQSNYAAANSFLDLFSHYRRNSGLPAQSINWGALNLGALQDQQHYKNYRLQTKGIEDLQVNEIHEYLKRSLILDKPQQAVLKFNFQTLADHVLSQNLSLKSRFYELVSEETGSNPELAGEAEFKNHTLNEPVGYAITLLKSLPKATPVDLSMHTPLSSLGVDSTLALTLQNRIFTERRVEIPLTKLLDPQSTVSTLILYLKENSDTTDSHGAEGTDVGSWL, from the exons atgaaaacagtatATTTAAATACATctaaaaatgtatatttaaatcTTTATGCAACAGGTGAAGGAATTGACAGTTTCTGGAAAGTGTTAGAGAATGGCAGAAACTGCACTACAGAAATACCTCCAGAAAGATTTAACTTTAGAGAGTGGTATGATCCAGATGACGACAAACCAGGTAAAATACGTACAACTCGTGCTGCTCTTCTTGATGA atTGAATGCATTTGATAACAAGCTGTTTGGCATCAGCAATGAGGAAGCTGAGTGTATGGCTCCTCAGCAAAAGCTACTCATGGAATGTACCTACAGAGCACTGGAAGATGCAGGAATCACTCCTGAAAACATCAGTGGTACCAAAACAGGGGTTTTTGTTG GCCTGATGAATCGAGACTATGAATCCATAACCACCAGGGCAGTTGCTGAAATAAACCATTATGATGCCACAGGGGCAGCAATGAGTACAGCAGCTCATCGGATTTCATACAGTTTTAATTTGATTGGACCATCAATTGCCATTGATACAGCTTGTTCATCTTTTCTCTCTGCTTTGGACCTTGGCTACAAAGCCATTAAACAAG GAGACTGCGAATCTGCTATCTGCGGAGGAGTAAATTGCATCATAGAGCCTTGGAAGTTTGTATCTCAGAGTAAAGCAAACATTTTATCACCTGACGGAATTAGTAAACCCTTCTCTAAACATGCAGGTGGCTATGGAAGAGGAGAAGGATGTGGCGTTCTTTTATTAAAGTCACTAGTAAAG GCACAGGAAGAATTCAACAAAATATGGGGCATCATCAGCATCATGGCAATCCACCAGAATGGAAGCTCCGTTGCTCCAGGCATGCAATCATTTCAAGCAGCACAAGAGAAGTTATTACTTAACATTTATCCAACATATATTGATCCTTCAGCTGTTCAGTACATTGAAACAAACGGCCTAGGAATCCCTACTGAAGATGCCACTGAAGCAGAGAGCTTAGGCAATGTCATTGGCAAAAAAAGGCCTCCTGATTTGCCCCCTCTCAAGATTGGCTCCGTTAAAGGGAACATTGGGCACACAGAGTCAGCTGCTGGGGCAGCAGGCTTAATCAAAGTTCTTCTCATGATGCACCATGGGAAGATAGTCCCATCCTTGCACTTTTCAGAGAGCACCAGCAGCATAAATACAGAGAAATTGAATCTCTCCATCCCAACAACAGTGGAGAAGTGGGAGGAGTCCAGTGATTTCGGCAGAGTTGCTGGGATCAGTTGTTTTGGATTTGGTGGGACCAATGCCCATGTGGTTGTTAAACAATTTAAACAGACCCAGGTTACCCTTCCAGTCAAAAGGCCCGTCGAATTATTTGTCATTTCAGCAGCTTTAAGAACTTGTCTCAAAAAGGCGATAGAAGACACAGCTAGATATCTGAATACCAGTGACTCAGCGACACTCCCAAATCTGGCCTACACAGCTGCTTGTAGAAGAAGTCACATAAACCACAAATACAGAAAAGCATTTGTGGCATCCTCTCTGCAGCACTTACAGCAACAGCTTAATTCAACTGAAATGGAAACTGTTTCACGGAAAAAGCCTGCAGAATTGGTCTTTGTGTTCTCCGGTAATGGTTTGAATTTCAAAGGGATATGTAGAGTCCTGCTGAAATCTGAGCCCGTCTTCAGAGACAAATGTATTGAAATCAAGCAATTATTTCAACAGCTTGCACCCAATAGAATTTTGGATTTAACAGAAAGTGAGCACAATGATTTGTCCAGGCCTGAAGTTGCCCAGCCCTTACTCTTTACACTGCAGGTGGCCTTGGTTACACTCCTGCGACACTGGGGCGTTAAGCCAATTGCTGCTGTTGGCTATTCAGTTGGCGAAGTAGCTGCTGCCCATTGTGCTGGACTGATTTCCCTGGAAGATGCTGTCAAAGTCATCTACCACAGGAGCAGGCTGCAGGCTGGAGGGAGAATGCTGGTGGTTGACAACATTCCCGTTGAGGAGGTGTCAGCAGCCCTTGGTGGATATTCCGGGAAAGTCTGCGTTGCAGCGTTTAACAGTCCTTTGTCTTGCACATTATCAGGAGATGAAGCATCTATCCACGCCATTCAGAAAGATTTAGCTGAGCACTTCAGTAAAAGAAACATATTTCTTCATACTTTAGATGGGCCAGCTGCATATCACAGCCACATGATAGAACCGGTACTAACAGAACTCTCAGAAAGTCTATCAGAATTAAAGGAAAGGAAGCCAGAGATTGACCTAATTTCTACAGCAACAGGGAAGGCAGTTTCAGGTGGTGATTTTGTTACAGGCACCTACTGGGCCAGACAGATTCGGGATCCTGTTTCTTTTGCAGAGGCCATGATGACATCAGTAAAAGGCAAGGGTAACATTGCCTTTGTGGAAATAGGTCCTCAAAGAGCTTTGCGGAGATACATCATTGAAACATTAGGGACGCAAACCAGAGTTTTTCATTCTTTGCAAACGGATAGGGAATATGTGACTCTTCTTAATCTAGTGAAAGATCTTTTTGAATTGGGATTGAATGTGAATTGGCAGCATTTTTATGAAGGTTATCAAAGTGTACCATCAGCTTATCCCAGGTATCACTTTGATCATCAGAAACTCTTGCTACATTGGAATATTAACCAGAAAGCAAACAACAGCGGTGTAAGCTCAAGCCATTCTTTAATTTGCAGTACAAATAAGGATAACTCAGAATTCATTTGTTCTGTCTCTGAGGCTCTGAAACCACATTTATATAAGCACAAGAACTACCATGCTGCATTAATTCCTGCAGCTGTTTTGGTGGAACTTGCTCTGGCAGCTGTGATGACGAGCACAAGGCCAAAAGTACCCTTAAGTTATTGTCAAATGAATATATTTTTCCCTgcaccatgtgttttaaatgaaaatcTCCATGCTTTGAAGATAAAGGTTGAGCCACAACAAACAGTGTCAAAGTTCAGAATACAATCAGGTTCAGCTAATACGGTTTTTGCTTCGGGACAAGTCATAAGGAATCCTGAAAAATCAATTGAAGAAAAGAATATTTCCTTAAAAGACATTTTTCAGAGGTGTAGATCTGTTGTTAATGAAGATGAGGTTTATGAAACATTGGCTCAGGCTGGATCCAACTATGATGATACTTTCAGGCAGCTTAGTAATGTATTTTATTGTGAAGACTTGAAAGAAGCTGTGACAACTGTTACAGTGAAGAGACAAACAGTAGAAGAAATGTATGAGTATTATATCCATCCAGTCCTTTTAGATTGTTTTCTGCAAATGGCGGGTACTCTGGCTGCAGTTACTTCCAATAACAAAGTAGTTTTACCTTCTGGTATAAGTAGTCTTGCAGTTGCTCGATCATTGGAAGAGGAAatgattatatatttaaaaacaagcaagtcCACTGACAATTTCTTAGAGTTTTGTGGATGCTTCACAGATAAACAAGGCTCCGTTCTGGTAGAACTGAGATGTGTTCAAATTAATTTGGTACAGGAAATTCccaggaaagaaaatgaattgtTGTTTGAAAATCAGTGGAAGGAAATAACTTCTGATCAAGTAATGCATAATCTGCCCAAAGCACCTCGAGTTGTGGTGTTTGCTGACAAATTTGGAATATCGCAGCAGCTCAAGAATTACTTACATAGTGAGTCTAGATTTGTTACGTATcaggaatgggagaaattgtTGGCAGCTAAGAGAACAGATACCTatgcacaaaataaaattaatatggaACTGCAGGGATATGATGACGTTCTGTTTATGTGGGGCATCCAAAAACTGAATGAAAATTTACCAGAGAAAGTGGTGAAACATTCAGTAAGATGCTGTGAGGCATTTCGCCAAGTTGTTATTGCATTAAAGGAGAAGAAGTCCAATTGCTCCATTACAGTAATCACTTACAGGACTTCAGAAAGGAAAGTAGACCATATAAACACTGGCTTTGGTTTGTACGGCATGGCTCGAACATGTATGGTTGAAGTCCCGGAAATAACATTTCAGATTATTGACATCAGCTCTACAAATGCAATAGATATCTCAGCCTTAGCTGATGTTTTAGTAAAATATAAAGCACAGGATTATCCAGAAGTTTGGATTGATGAGGGACGAATTTATAGTTCTGAAATTAGGCGCACACAGATTGAACCCACAGCCTTCAATACACCTTCCCACCCACTTCAGAACTCAGACTTCTGCATTTTGTATACAGGAGATCCATACTGTATGAATGATCTGTCAGTTAAAGTTGCCAACTCACATACTCAACTTGGCAACCACAGTGTTGAAGTTCAACTTGAAAAAATAAGCATCCACTCAGAAGACTATTTCCCTGTTAGCGTGTCCAGCTGCAAGTTTGGGAAAACGTTGTATTGGAATTCAGATACTATAGATAAACACAAGGTATTAGCTCTAGACTTTACTGGCACCGTAACAGCAACAGGTAGTGAGGTGAAAAAGGTAAAAGTGGGAGATCATATTGCTTCATGTTATCCGGTTTCTGCAGCGTCAAGAATTAATATTCCAGAAACAGTTTGTTTCAGTACTCAAAAATTTCCATGTTTCAGAAATATACCATGCATTTCATTCTTCTGGGTAGCAAGAGAGATTTTTTATCAAACGCTGCCAGTGCcaaaacataatgaaatattagGTATTGTTTGCACTGAGCCGGAGTCAGTTTTGTGCAAAGTGCTTACTTTTTCAGCTCAGGAATTAGGTTGGAAAATAATAGTTACAAACCATACAACTGGTCTATGGCAACGTGTTAATCAGTGCAATGCCCTTATTTTTCTACCTCCACTAAATGGACTATTTAAAGAGGGCCTAAGCTGTCTTTTCCATCTTCGAGATGTTGTACTGGTTTACGGCAATGAACAACCAGAATGTTTGAGGTATCTGGCTGGGAGTGATCATGAAAATATCCATATTCACGCTGTCAGTCTTATCTGCATTTTCCAGAAAACATATATGATACGGTCTCAGAAGAAGATGTATTGTTGGCTGAAGTCAATGAATATGAAGCAATTAAAACATATTGCATATTTCATTTTTCAGCAAGCAGGAAAGCATCTGAGGTCTGATGTTGCTGCATCCTATTTCAACTGCAAGAATGTCCCAGTTGCAGTACTAAAAAGTGATGAGGAAGACAGCAAGATATCCGATATACCAGAGACTGAAACAGACAGGAGAATGTTTAAGCAGAATGCAGTTTATATAGTCACAGATGAATTCACTAGGCTTGGCTTAGAAACTGTAAAATTTGTAGCTCAGCATGGAGGTAGGTGCATTGTGATAATTTCACAGAGGAATCCAAGCACTGAGGagcaaaaggaaataaatgctcTCCAGGATCACTGTGAAGGGAGCAGAATAATCAACTTGCAGTCTAACGTTGTTTGCAGTTCAGAGGTTGAGAAAGTTATCAAGTCTATCAGTAAATTTTTCCCAAACTCTCCTATTAAAGGTGTATTCCACAATGCTATGGTTTTACATGATGGGCTTCTTGAAACCCTCAACATGTCTAACTTTGAGGAAGTTTTAAATCCAAAGGTAGCAGGGGTAATCAATCTTCACCGTGCCATGCAAGGCAGGGAGCTTGACCACTTTGTATGTTATTCTTCTATTTCATCATTTCTTGGAAACGCAACACAGTCAAACTACGCAGCTGCCAATTCCTTCCTGGATCTCTTCTCTCATTACAGGAGAAACAGTGGCCTTCCAGCACAGTCCATTAACTGGGGTGCTTTAAATCTCGGAGCCTTGCAAGATCAACAACACTATAAAAATTATAGGTTACAAACGAAAGGAATAGAGGATCTGCAAGTGAACGAGATTCATGAATATCTAAAAAGAAGCTTAATTCTGGATAAACCTCAGCAAGctgtgttaaaattcaattttcagACTTTAGCTGATCATGTTTTATCTCAAAATTTGTCTCTGAAGAGTCGTTTTTATGAACTTGTTTCTGAAGAGACAGGTAGTAATCCTGAGCTCGCTGGTGAAGCTGAATTCAAAAACCACACTCTAAATGAACCTGTAGGTTATGCAATCACACTTTTAAAAAGCCTGCCTAAAGCAACCCCTGTTGATCTTTCAATGCATACGCCACTTTCATCATTGGGTGTAGACTCTACATTAGCCTTGACTCTACAGAATCGTATCTTTACGGAAAGGAGAGTGGAAATACCTCTCACGAAACTACTTGATCCTCAGTCCACTGTGTCAACTTTAATTTTATACTTGAAAGAAAATTCTGACACAACTGATTCTCATGGAGCTGAAGGTACTGATGTTGGAAGCTGGTTGTAG